Proteins from a genomic interval of Flammeovirgaceae bacterium SG7u.111:
- a CDS encoding M1 family metallopeptidase, with protein sequence MEKPEPKVAKSEDHHSFAQPEQAIMTHLDLELEVDFEQKQLKGKAKIHFKNNKYDQLFLDTRGLEIEKITVGDRELKYTLHNEIEYLGSALEIEIDTFTEALNIFYRTSADAPALQWLSPQQTAGKSAPFLFTQSQAILARTWIPCQDSPGIRFTYNAKIKVPKGLTALMSAESLTTDSSDGLFEFKMEQPIPAYLMALAVGKLSFEALGSRTGVYAEPATIHKAKKEFEDLEEMLETAEKIYGEYAWGRYDVLVLPPSFPFGGMENPRITFATPTILAGDKSLVSLVAHELAHSWSGNLVTNATWNDFWLNEGFTVYFEYRIMEEIYGEDVFKMLALISYQDLQSELESMNFSEDTHLKLNLTGRDPDEGLTSIAYDKGFFFLKLIEETVGKKSWDKFLINYFDEHKFKSVNTEEFLAYLDKNLLDTIPGSKDQIIPEKWVYGPGLPDNCPQIVSEKFEKAEQAANNFIENGTAPTNTKGWMYQEWVHFIRSLNGKIDAKQMGQLDALFGLSNSGNNEVLFEWLMLAVDNHYTTAYGQLEKFLKDVGRRKFIAPLYKKMADDENLNKTAERIYKNARPNYHYVATSTIDQYFSNSNQ encoded by the coding sequence ATGGAAAAACCTGAACCTAAAGTAGCTAAATCTGAAGACCACCATAGCTTTGCCCAGCCAGAGCAGGCAATAATGACTCACTTGGACTTAGAATTGGAAGTGGATTTTGAACAAAAACAATTGAAGGGAAAAGCTAAAATCCATTTTAAGAATAACAAATATGATCAGCTATTTTTGGATACAAGAGGCTTAGAAATTGAAAAGATAACAGTAGGAGACAGGGAATTAAAATATACCTTACATAATGAAATTGAATATTTGGGAAGTGCCCTAGAAATTGAAATAGACACGTTTACCGAAGCATTAAATATTTTCTATAGAACATCTGCTGATGCACCAGCTCTCCAATGGTTGAGCCCTCAGCAAACAGCCGGTAAGTCTGCGCCATTTCTATTTACCCAGTCTCAAGCAATACTTGCAAGAACATGGATACCTTGCCAAGACAGCCCAGGTATTCGGTTTACTTACAATGCCAAGATTAAAGTTCCCAAAGGACTTACCGCCCTCATGAGTGCAGAAAGCCTCACAACTGACAGTTCAGATGGTTTATTCGAATTTAAGATGGAACAACCCATTCCCGCCTACCTCATGGCACTTGCAGTGGGAAAACTAAGTTTTGAAGCACTTGGCTCACGGACGGGAGTATACGCAGAGCCGGCTACTATCCATAAAGCAAAAAAAGAATTTGAAGATTTGGAGGAAATGCTGGAAACAGCCGAGAAAATATATGGAGAGTATGCTTGGGGAAGATACGATGTACTTGTTTTACCACCGAGCTTTCCTTTTGGAGGCATGGAAAACCCGAGGATTACGTTTGCCACCCCAACTATTTTGGCTGGTGATAAATCTTTGGTTTCATTAGTTGCTCACGAGCTTGCCCATTCTTGGTCTGGCAATTTGGTTACCAATGCAACTTGGAACGACTTCTGGCTTAACGAAGGCTTCACTGTCTATTTTGAATACCGAATAATGGAAGAGATTTATGGAGAAGATGTATTCAAAATGCTGGCTCTTATAAGTTACCAAGACCTCCAAAGTGAACTAGAATCGATGAACTTTTCCGAGGATACTCACCTCAAGCTTAACCTGACCGGTCGTGATCCGGACGAAGGGTTGACTTCCATTGCTTACGATAAAGGCTTTTTCTTCTTAAAACTGATTGAAGAAACTGTTGGAAAAAAAAGCTGGGACAAATTCCTGATCAATTATTTTGATGAACATAAATTCAAATCGGTAAATACAGAAGAGTTTTTAGCTTATTTGGACAAAAATCTTTTGGATACCATTCCGGGCTCAAAAGATCAAATTATTCCTGAAAAATGGGTGTATGGCCCGGGATTACCAGACAACTGCCCTCAAATAGTATCGGAAAAATTTGAAAAAGCAGAACAAGCAGCGAATAACTTTATTGAAAATGGCACTGCCCCCACTAACACAAAAGGATGGATGTACCAAGAATGGGTTCATTTTATAAGGAGTTTGAATGGAAAAATAGATGCCAAACAAATGGGACAGTTAGATGCTCTATTTGGATTGAGCAACAGTGGAAATAATGAAGTTTTATTTGAGTGGTTGATGCTGGCAGTAGATAATCATTACACCACAGCATACGGCCAGTTGGAAAAATTTTTGAAGGATGTAGGAAGAAGAAAGTTCATTGCACCATTGTATAAAAAAATGGCAGACGATGAAAATCTTAACAAAACAGCAGAAAGAATCTACAAAAATGCTAGACCAAACTATCATTATGTAGCTACTTCTACCATTGATCAGTATTTCAGCAATTCTAATCAATAG
- a CDS encoding glucosaminidase domain-containing protein, with translation MKEARFTLPIKYKGDSVSVGINSWNPFLHIKGQNIFFILDRRILLAILALMVVILFKGSFSKEPSAIYHYYNFGEGMDKISIPVKSNEPQINDELLDILPDLEEELELETDPGNDNIRQAFLREKHKITYKYIVGNNVARADLLDDYSLKEMNEQISRLFVNMILDKIPMEDHVYQYFTDTADLKKIETCLMEQAKFNIPASIKLSQSALETSYGRRILNNNYFGIKDKSGKTRRKTTTEYYTAAELKRNKDKVVSQKLVKKNGKTFYKCTVRDHFQEYITPWQSFRAHSTYLRNNNRYHKLFSRGKDFNEWADTIGSTKMGGVGYATSPIYGKILKSIIKRYHLDLLDY, from the coding sequence ATGAAAGAAGCTAGATTTACTTTGCCCATCAAATACAAGGGGGACAGCGTTTCCGTGGGCATCAACAGCTGGAACCCTTTTCTGCACATCAAGGGACAAAATATATTCTTCATATTAGACCGAAGAATATTGCTTGCCATTCTCGCCTTGATGGTTGTAATACTTTTCAAAGGCTCCTTTAGCAAGGAACCGAGCGCTATTTATCATTACTATAATTTTGGAGAGGGGATGGATAAAATTTCGATCCCTGTTAAAAGTAATGAACCCCAGATTAATGATGAACTGCTTGACATTCTCCCTGACCTAGAGGAAGAACTTGAGCTTGAAACAGATCCAGGAAATGATAATATTAGGCAAGCCTTTCTAAGGGAAAAACACAAGATCACCTATAAATATATAGTAGGTAATAATGTAGCAAGGGCAGATCTATTGGACGACTATTCCCTTAAGGAAATGAATGAACAAATAAGCAGGTTATTTGTGAATATGATTCTAGACAAAATACCTATGGAGGATCATGTTTACCAATATTTTACCGATACGGCAGATTTAAAAAAGATTGAAACTTGCCTAATGGAACAAGCTAAATTTAATATTCCTGCATCCATTAAGCTTAGCCAATCTGCGCTTGAAACCAGCTATGGACGAAGGATTTTAAACAACAATTACTTTGGAATTAAAGATAAATCGGGGAAAACCAGAAGAAAAACAACTACCGAATACTATACAGCCGCTGAGCTTAAAAGAAATAAAGACAAGGTTGTTTCACAAAAATTGGTAAAAAAGAATGGCAAGACTTTTTATAAGTGCACTGTGCGAGATCATTTCCAAGAATACATTACTCCTTGGCAATCTTTTAGGGCGCACTCAACTTATTTGAGAAACAACAATAGGTATCACAAACTATTTTCAAGAGGGAAAGATTTTAATGAGTGGGCCGATACAATTGGAAGCACTAAAATGGGTGGGGTTGGATATGCCACATCTCCTATTTACGGGAAAATATTGAAATCAATAATCAAAAGATACCACTTGGATTTACTTGATTACTAA
- a CDS encoding RNA polymerase sigma factor, translating to MENGLTQKEITCIKACLKGKRTAQEELYKSYYGYGMSIAMRYAGNKEEAEEIFNDSFMKVFGKLKLYDLNKSFKGWVRRIIINTSIDYYRGKNQIEKGTICLEGASDITYSYDIISKLTAEQILTLLQKLPDKYRLTFNLYELEGYSHQEISEKMNIPVGTSRSNLTRAKNILREKVKELFTERYERTVRQEAGG from the coding sequence ATGGAAAATGGATTAACTCAAAAAGAGATTACGTGCATTAAGGCATGCTTAAAAGGCAAAAGGACAGCTCAAGAAGAGCTTTATAAGTCTTATTATGGATATGGAATGTCCATAGCAATGCGCTATGCAGGTAATAAGGAAGAGGCGGAAGAGATTTTTAATGATAGCTTCATGAAGGTTTTTGGGAAGTTGAAGTTGTATGACTTAAACAAGTCATTCAAAGGTTGGGTTAGAAGAATCATTATAAATACATCAATAGACTATTACAGAGGTAAAAACCAGATAGAAAAAGGAACTATTTGTCTTGAGGGTGCATCAGATATAACTTACAGCTATGACATCATAAGTAAGTTGACAGCCGAGCAAATTTTAACCCTTCTCCAAAAACTTCCAGACAAATACAGACTAACGTTTAACCTTTACGAACTTGAAGGTTATTCTCATCAGGAAATATCAGAAAAAATGAATATACCGGTGGGGACTTCACGTTCGAACCTGACTCGAGCCAAAAATATACTTCGGGAAAAAGTAAAGGAATTATTTACGGAGAGATATGAAAGAACTGTTCGACAAGAGGCTGGCGGATAA